The following coding sequences are from one Hydrogenobacter sp. window:
- a CDS encoding biopolymer transporter ExbD: protein MEEREFKDINVIPLVDIMLVLLTIVLITATFVVQGSIPVQLPTAKSQESKQLKGIEIVITKDGNILFEGKKLDLDEFERILSGMSRDTNIKLLADKDASVQSLVSVLDVLKRLNFAKVSIRTEIK, encoded by the coding sequence ATGGAAGAGAGAGAGTTTAAAGACATAAACGTCATACCTCTCGTTGACATAATGCTTGTGCTTCTTACCATAGTACTTATAACGGCAACGTTCGTAGTTCAAGGGTCTATCCCAGTACAACTTCCCACCGCAAAATCTCAAGAGAGCAAACAGCTAAAAGGTATTGAGATAGTCATAACAAAGGATGGTAACATACTCTTTGAAGGAAAAAAGTTGGATCTTGATGAATTTGAAAGGATCCTTTCAGGAATGAGCAGGGACACAAACATAAAGTTACTGGCTGACAAAGATGCAAGCGTGCAGTCACTGGTAAGCGTACTTGATGTGCTAAAGAGACTAAACTTTGCGAAGGTTTCCATAAGAACAGAAATAAAGTAA
- a CDS encoding MotA/TolQ/ExbB proton channel family protein: VLGIMLTFYTIGQEGFVDTKKVMVGLALALKATAVGLLVAIPSTALYNMLLRKVKEKVAMWEKLNGRERV; this comes from the coding sequence AGTTCTTGGGATAATGCTCACCTTTTACACTATAGGTCAGGAAGGTTTTGTGGACACAAAAAAGGTGATGGTTGGACTTGCACTTGCCCTAAAAGCTACCGCAGTAGGACTTTTGGTGGCTATACCTTCCACAGCTCTTTACAACATGCTTTTGAGAAAGGTCAAGGAAAAAGTAGCCATGTGGGAGAAGCTCAATGGAAGAGAGAGAGTTTAA
- a CDS encoding energy transducer TonB → MYLKLRAYFTSFFIHTLVIVVFLIFRPPLHRTVEIDLTKLEIQKEQNKEIKKEITKRQEEITHLQKEPPKVEKRVKKSVVKPQSEIKEQTKSSEIETPNTQKVQTEENLPKEERKSGSESSEGLPGTSTEKTPAIGRGNQTKPSASEVTVKGQKELEEEFLKGKLEIISGIIKQNITYPLLARKLGMEGRVVISFLLTKDGHVKDIKVEESSGYKILDDNAVNTLRKVEKLIPKPPVDVRIKLPIIYKLE, encoded by the coding sequence ATGTATCTTAAATTAAGAGCTTACTTTACTTCCTTTTTCATACACACCCTTGTTATAGTTGTCTTCCTGATTTTTAGACCTCCATTGCACAGAACCGTGGAGATAGATCTCACAAAGCTTGAGATACAAAAGGAGCAGAATAAAGAAATAAAGAAGGAGATAACTAAAAGACAAGAAGAGATCACCCATTTACAAAAAGAACCTCCAAAAGTGGAAAAGCGAGTTAAAAAAAGCGTTGTAAAACCCCAAAGCGAGATAAAGGAGCAAACAAAAAGTAGTGAGATAGAGACTCCGAATACCCAAAAGGTGCAAACCGAAGAGAATCTGCCAAAAGAAGAAAGGAAAAGTGGAAGTGAAAGCTCTGAAGGGCTACCAGGCACATCCACAGAAAAGACTCCAGCGATAGGAAGAGGAAATCAGACTAAGCCCTCAGCTTCCGAAGTTACAGTAAAAGGGCAAAAAGAACTTGAGGAAGAGTTTTTAAAGGGAAAGCTGGAGATCATATCTGGCATAATAAAGCAGAACATCACCTATCCGTTGCTCGCGCGAAAGCTGGGTATGGAAGGAAGGGTCGTGATATCCTTCCTTCTCACAAAGGACGGGCATGTAAAGGATATAAAGGTTGAAGAAAGTTCCGGCTATAAAATCCTTGATGACAATGCAGTAAACACTTTAAGGAAGGTTGAGAAGTTGATACCAAAACCACCGGTGGATGTGAGGATCAAACTTCCCATTATTTACAAACTTGAGTAA